Proteins co-encoded in one Pseudomonadota bacterium genomic window:
- a CDS encoding DUF739 family protein, with protein sequence MKSINRELRAAIVLKFGTQYNFSAALGVPNNMVSLVVCGNKVLNDEQKRHWARVLNVKDIERLFPKG encoded by the coding sequence ATGAAGTCAATAAACAGAGAATTAAGGGCAGCGATTGTATTGAAATTTGGAACTCAATATAACTTTTCAGCAGCATTGGGGGTGCCAAACAATATGGTATCCCTCGTTGTATGTGGCAACAAGGTCCTCAACGATGAGCAGAAGCGGCACTGGGCGAGGGTCTTGAACGTCAAGGACATCGAGAGGCTCTTCCCTAAAGGATAA